The Emys orbicularis isolate rEmyOrb1 chromosome 21, rEmyOrb1.hap1, whole genome shotgun sequence genome has a segment encoding these proteins:
- the LOC135893119 gene encoding sulfotransferase 2B1-like yields the protein MWGPRMFREYFQYKGISFPRLIYSERGLREVENEFQVRDDDVFNVTYQKSGTVWMLEILSLIHSKGDPSQCRTVPNWNRGPWYETVLGLQTARSNQPPRLISSHLPIQLFAKSFFRSKAKVLYTVRNPKDVFVSLYHFAQIFRPYKEPGQLDQFLEQFLEGDVPFGSWFDHVKGWMGLRGHENFFWITYEDLQQDLRGSVERICQFLGKPLDARALDGVVENASFQAMKQNKMCNFSLAPRFLLDQTQSSFLRKGITGDWKNQLTTAQSENFDRIYREQMQGLDLSFPWDQPGPQPSPPPTDCSGPPPGGS from the exons ATGTGGGG cccgaGGATGTTCAGGGAATATTTCCAGTACAAGGGGATCAGCTTCCCCAGGCTGATCTACTCGGAGCGGGGGCTGCGGGAGGTGGAGAATGAATTCCAAGTCCGGGATGACGATGTCTTTAACGTCACCTACCAGAAATCAG GGACCGTCTGGATGCTGGAGATCCTGAGCCTCATCCACAGCAAGGGGGACCCCAGCCAGTGCCGCACGGTCCCTAACTGGAACCGCGGGCCCTGGTACGAGACCGTCCTGGGCCTCCAGACCGCCCGGAGCAACCAGCCGCCCCGGCTCATCAGCTCCCACCTGCCCATCCAGCTCTTCGCCAAGTCCTTCTTCCGGTCCAAGGCCAag GTACTGTACACGGTGCGGAACCCCAAGGACGTCTTCGTCTCCCTTTACCACTTCGCCCAGATCTTCCGCCCCTACAAGGAGCCGGGACAGCTGGACCAGTTCCTGGAGCAGTTCCTGGAGGGGGACG TGCCCTTCGGCTCCTGGTTCGACCACGTCAAGGGCTGGATGGGCCTGCGGGGCCACGAGAACTTCTTCTGGATCACCTATGAGGACCTGCAGCAG GACCTGCGGGGCAGCGTGGAGCGGATCTGCCAGTTCCTGGGCAAGCCGCTGGACGCGCGGGCGCTGGACGGGGTGGTGGAGAACGCCTCCTTCCAAGCCATGAAGCAGAACAAGATGTGCAACTTCAGCCTGGCCCCCAGGTTCCTGCTGGACCAGACCCAGAGCTCATTTCTGCGGAAag GGATTACCGGGGACTGGAAGAACCAGCTCACCACGGCCCAGAGCGAGAATTTCGACCGGATTTACCGGGAGCAGATGCAGGGGCTGGATCTGAGCTTCCCCTGGGACCAGCCgggcccccagccctccccaccccccaccgacTGCTCGGGCCCCCCGCCGGGCGGCAGCTGA
- the FIZ1 gene encoding flt3-interacting zinc finger protein 1, with protein sequence MERYGTDLPGGLGTGWAEEPGQPPGRAPGTIERMVPCSDLEDGPDGLAPTPLTDNGAGARVPFHCSECDKSFRYRSDLRRHFARHTELKPFQCPHCSKSFKHSFNLVNHIRSHTGERPYRCTVCPKGFRDSTGLLHHQVVHTGEKPYCCHVCELRFSSRSSLGRHLKRQHRPPPGGGAPEPPSATRCLERLCGQGRAAPYGCGACGRHFRLAPELGKHWLAHTDIKPFKCPDCERDFNAPSLLERHKLTHAKDRPLLLPCQGCAGNGAPGQQEPQGPGCPACKPQDTRPLDSLYQCECGTFFANAGALAAHLAAHTGEASFACGICGMSFGALPPLEAHQLSHAMLLPPEGAPQPVATGPVPPAGGELERHLLPRLELRAFPARPGKKLYKCTECEKFFRSPRDLDRHVLVHTGEKPYQCTECGKFFRHECYLKRHRLLHSGERPFQCSVCHKGFITFSNLSRHLKLHRGID encoded by the coding sequence ATGGAGCGCTATGGCACTGATCTGCCCGGGGGACTGGGCACCGGCTGGGCAGAGGAGCCCGGGCAGCCCCCCGGCCGGGCGCCTGGCACCATCGAGCGCATGGTGCCGTGCTCAGACCTGGAGGACGGCCCTGACGGGCTGGCACCGACCCCACTGACGGACAACGGGGCGGGCGCCCGGGTGCCCTTCCACTGCTCCGAGTGCGACAAGAGCTTCCGGTACCGCTCAGACCTGCGGCGCCACTTCGCCCGGCACACGGAACTCAAACCCTTCCAGTGCCCACACTGCAGCAAGAGCTTCAAGCACTCCTTCAACCTGGTCAACCACATCCGCAGCCACACCGGCGAACGCCCCTACCGCTGCACCGTCTGCCCCAAGGGCTTCCGCGACTCCACCGGCCTGCTCCACCACCAGGTGGTGCACACGGGCGAGAAACCCTACTGCTGCCACGTCTGcgagctccgcttctcctcccgcAGCAGCCTGGGCCGGCACCTCAAGCGCCAGCACCGACCGCCCCCCGGAGGGGGTGCCCCCGAGCCGCCCAGCGCCACCCGCTGCCTGGAGCGGTTGTGCGGCCAGGGGCGGGCGGCCCCCTATGGCTGCGGGGCCTGCGGGCGCCACTTCCGGCTGGCGCCCGAGCTGGGGAAGCACTGGCTGGCTCACACCGACATCAAGCCCTTCAAGTGCCCCGACTGCGAGCGCGACTTTaacgccccctccctgctggagcGCCACAAACTCACCCACGCCAAAGACCGgccgctgctcctgccctgccaaGGCTGCGCGGGCAATGGGGCCCCGGGGCAGCAGGAGCCGCAGGGGCCGGGCTGCCCGGCCTGCAAGCCCCAGGACACCCGCCCCCTGGACAGCCTGTACCAGTGCGAGTGTGGCACCTTCTTTGCCAACGCCGGCGCCCTGGCCGCTCACCTGGCGGCGCACACAGGCGAGGCCTCCTTCGCCTGCGGCATCTGTGGCATGAGCTTCGGGGCTCTGCCGCCCCTGGAGGCCCACCAGCTGAGCCACgccatgctgctgcccccggAGGGCGCCCCCCAGCCGGTGGCGACGGGGCCTGTGCCGCCGGCCGGCGGGGAGCTGGAGCGCCACCTACTGCCGCGGCTGGAGCTGCGGGCTTTCCCCGCCCGGCCCGGCAAGAAACTCTACAAGTGCACGGAGTGCGAGAAGTTCTTCCGCAGCCCGCGGGACCTGGACCGGCACGTGCTGGTGCACACGGGCGAGAAACCCTACCAGTGCACCGAGTGCGGCAAGTTCTTCCGGCACGAGTGCTACCTGAAACGGCACCGGCTGCTCCACAGCGGGGAGCGCCCCTTCCAGTGCAGCGTCTGCCACAAGGGTTTCATCACCTTCAGCAACCTCTCCCGCCACCTCAAACTGCACCGTGGCATCGACTAG
- the LOC135893115 gene encoding zinc finger protein 771-like, with protein METELPESPPSPTPGLPPDSPQEEPPPEPPGRPPCRLPHQCTSCQRRFAQAHGLRQHRCRPRDPPAQSPAGGESHRCRSGAKRGHQCRVCGKQFKFPYYLARHGLTHGGQKPFQCPVCHKAFRRPAHLARHQRTHASQRFPEPAERPCQQAGPPGEGHGGEEADEKQVLLQADWTLLCLGCHEAFETKGELKAHKCFKARGRAGPGGAQRHQCSVCHKFFARPWSLSRHRRVHTGEKPFACPDCGMAFRLSSYLKQHSRCHGAGAGLPFGCPLCRQRFRKAGELASHRRAHGEAAPGPEQPHKGSECSVCGKAFKSKYDLATHFLIHTGELPYPCGQCGKRFRRLSHLKQHQVTHTGARPFQCVLCQKEFKRLADLARHRQVHQGDKPHQCGVCHKFFSRAYSLLRHQRGHRPELLAAARPEAFLSNSCFDSQDHSAFCTPEEEDEEEEEGGAAGGSGEGS; from the coding sequence ATGGAGACTGAACTGCCCgagtccccaccctcccccacaccgGGGCTGCCCCCCGACTCCCCCCAGGAGGAGCCGCCCCCAGAGCCGCCGGGCAGGCCCCCATGCCGGCTGCCCCACCAGTGCACCTCGTGCCAGCGCCGCTTCGCCCAGGCCCACGGCCTCCGGCAGCACCGGTGCCGTCCCCGCGACCCgcctgcccagagcccagccggcgGCGAATCCCACCGGTGCCGCTCCGGTGCCAAGCGTGGGCATCAGTGCCGGGTGTGTGGGAAGCAGTTCAAATTCCCCTACTACCTGGCACGGCACGGCCTGACCCACGGCGGGCAGAAGCCGTTCCAGTGCCCGGTGTGCCACAAGGCCTTCCGCCGCCCGGCCCACCTGGCCCGCCACCAGCGCACCCACGCCAGCCAGCGCTTCCCGGAGCCGGCCGAGCGGCCGTGTCAGCAGGCCGGGCCCCCAGGTGAGGGGCACGGGGGCGAGGAAGCCGACGAGAAGCAGGTGTTGCTGCAGGCGGACTGGACGTTGCTGTGCCTGGGCTGCCACGAGGCCTTCGAGACCAAGGGCGAGCTGAAGGCCCACAAGTGCTTCAAGGcgcggggccgggctgggccgggcggcgccCAGCGGCACCAGTGCAGCGTGTGCCACAAATTCTTCGCCCGCCCCTGGTCCCTGTCGCGCCACCGCCGGGTGCACACGGGCGAGAAGCCGTTTGCCTGCCCCGACTGCGGCATGGCCTTCCGCCTCTCCTCCTACCTCAAGCAGCACAGCCGGTGCcatggggccggggccgggctgccCTTCGGCTGCCCGCTCTGCCGCCAGCGCTTCCGCAAGGCGGGCGAGCTGGCCAGCCACCGGCGGGCGCACGGGGAAGCCGCCCCCGGGCCGGAGCAGCCCCACAAGGGCTCCGAGTGCAGCGTCTGCGGGAAAGCCTTCAAGAGCAAGTACGACCTGGCCACCCACTTCCTGATCCACACGGGCGAGCTGCCCTACCCCTGCGGCCAGTGTGGCAAGCGCTTCCGGCGCCTCTCCCACCTCAAGCAGCACCAGGTCACCCACACGGGCGCCCGGCCCTTCCAGTGTGTGCTCTGCCAGAAGGAATTCAAGCGGCTGGCCGACCTGGCCCGCCACCGGCAGGTCCACCAGGGGGACAAGCCCCACCAGTGCGGCGTCTGCCACAAGTTCTTCTCCCGCGCCTACAGCCTCCTGCGGCACCAGCGCGGGCACcggcccgagctcctggccgCCGCCCGCCCCGAGGCCTTCCTCAGCAACTCCTGCTTCGACAGCCAGGACCACTCCGCCTTCTGCACccctgaggaggaggacgaggaggaggaggaagggggtgcGGCCGGTGGCTCTGGGGAGGGCTCATGA